The genomic DNA ATCCTCTCCTGCATCTCCAACACTCCGCGGCTACAAGCGACTCAAAATGCATGTTCACAGAGGAAGGGGTCTAATAGCACAAGACACGGACTCAGACTCAAGAGTCACtttattttgctttattttttatttttatactaGATTCATGGGCATTCATTattagtttaaaaaaaaaaggagcatGTTCACAGAAAATGCCTCACTCATGTATAgattaaaataactttttacTACCAACatgagttggttcaagcggttcgccTCTTGGTCATCTTAAGTAAGGTCTtaagttcgagtcttgtgaatagaTAATATCAAGGATCCTAGATCCcacatgaaaaatataaagagaAACCAATGAGTTTATAAGTGAGTTGGGTTTTGCATCTTATCAATTTTTGATTTTAGGATACATACGAGTCTAATCCCTTGTACGCCCGTTGGATATTTAACATATTATCAGATAGGCTCAAGCCCCACGCCAGTGTGTTAATTATGCGACACTTTGCGTACACCCACCATGCATCTCGTTGGGTTCCCCATCCTATTAATTCAATACTGGGAGAGTTTCAGTCTCAGCATAGAGAGGAGAGATGGAAAATATTATTCTAGAAGGTGTTGGCCGAGAGGATGGAGATTTGGTGTAATAACACAAGTTGCTATCCCCTTAATAGACCGATCGGCCTCATACTGAGAGAGTCATATCCCCTTTAGCAGGTTAATCCCCTCAAACTGGATTTGTCGAAGTCCATAAAGTTTACGAATATTAGAGTACACACTCAAAAATATAACTTTTAATTTGTATGACGTTACTGCCTCcgatttcttttcaaatttgcAAATATCGCCATTGGCTAGGGCTGCTGGCCTAATTATGGCGACACCTCCCCATCTAGGTCAACGGCCTCAGCAGCGACGTGGACTGGATGGTGGTGATAGTCATGGGGCCTCCACCTCTTCGGTCTCGTACTCCCCTTTCCGAAGGAGAAGATGGTGGTGGTGGCTAGGCATCGGCCACCACCGCTCCaatcaagattttttttttactatgattttaagtaatttattagcattatattattttcaaagtGATTGCACTTTAGATCTTTTCCTCACTCAAGCATGATACTTGTACTTTTGcgttaatttctttttctttttttttttggtaagtaCATTTGCATTGATGGATCAAGTGCACAGGCCTCTCTATTGAAACGAGACatgacaaaattattttttgaatcccCCATGAGCGCATATCGCCCATGGAAAGCGATGCAGCACCCAGCAGCCTTGAGTTTGAAAGAGCATTACACTTACctagcagcaaaaaaaaaaaaaaaagagcaataGCTAGcttaaagaaaaagtaattttatctccattaatgcaagtTGTCAATTGTTTAATGATCTCCTGACGTAGGCATCTCCTAGACCTTCCCTAGTCCTCACCTATCCCGTCCTGCCGGATGCCAATTGCTCAGTCAACTTCAACGAATTGCTCATTAACCGTTGTCTAACGTAACTTCTCCATCTTAATTCATCCATTCCATATTGTGTTGAAAGACAGAGACAGTGTCATGCATgtgcatacatacatatatatctcatacCGAGCAAGCAAGTTCTACATTTCTTAGGCAGCTCCTCTTACTTTGATATTCTCCAAAGACTGGGATTTAATTAATACGAAGGACATTGACTCTAGCTAGTAACATGTTTTATTGACTAGAGCTACACATCCCTTCATCTCTGACTCTACTGTTATAAATATATCAGCTACCAGCGCAGAGTTTATTACCGCTCGAATTAAGCTTAGAAAATAAGATGAGGGGGGAACGGATAAACTCATCTTGTGCCCACAAACGTGCCTTGGCAAGCGAATTCAAGGACAACCTAGTCGGGATGGTGATCGCCGTGAAAGGAGGCCCGTGCTCGGGCAAGACCACGCTGGCTCGAGCCTTGGCCAAATCTTTCAGATGTACTTTGCTCAGTCATGATGATATCCTCTCCTGCACCTCCGACACTCCGCGGCTCCCCTCAACCTgcccatcctcctcctcctctcccaCCAGCCACCTCAATGACCTGTCCTATGAGGTACTCTGGCGAGTCGCTGAGACCCAGCTCTGCCGCCAGCACAATGTCATCATAGATTCCCCACTCCAGGCACAGGCTCACCTGGATCGCTTGCTGGCCTTAACAAGCTCTGAGAAGAATGAGATCATGCCCATCATCATCGAATGCTGGCCCCGTGACAAGTCTGAATGGAGGCGCCGCTTGGGCAAGACTTATAGTCCTGAAGAAACAGAAAGGACGATTCTAGAAGATGAAGACTGTGATACCAGTGACATTCCAAAACTCACAATCGATACAACTTCACCACTCGGGATCGAAGAGCACGTGACAAACATGGAGAATTTCATCCTGTCGTGCCTCGACAAGAAGCTGTATGGCGAGATGGCGATTGGTCAAGCGTCCTGGGGCTGCACACAATGTAAGATGGCATATGTCCGAAAGCTAACTGCTGGTCTACCGAAAAGTCTGAAACACCAATGCTATGAGCACGAACTCGCCCTCATAACATGTGAACGTATATATGCGTTTGGTAAGACGAGTTTTTTTCCATGTACGGGCTGTGGAGGCGAAGGAGAGAATGTGCATTACTCTTGCACCAACGATTCCTGTGAGTTCTGGTTACATGTCAAGTGCGCCTTGAATCTACCTCTGACAATCAACCCCGAGTTTCACTGGCACCCTCTTGTGCTCACACCTCGTCCCCTCATTCCCGAGGGATGCTGGTGTGATTTCTGCGAGGAGAGACGGCACCCAGACGTCTGGATATACTTCTGTGAAAAGTGCGAGTACCATGTTCATGTCGGCTGTGCAAACCCAGAATTTTATCAATCCCCCGACTTAGTTTCGTTGcctttatttttatgattagATAAAATTGTATTCCCCGTTGAATAATGGCTGCAGGCTGTAATGATAATTCTGGCAGCATTGTACTCTCTTGAgaccttttctttctttatgaATGCATGCATCCCGAGTGTTGGTGTACTCTGTTTCCGTTTAGATGAAATCTCCTTTACACTTCGATCCGGCTTCCTAATATAGggtacacacaaaaaaaaatccacttTAGACTTTTGATGTCTTTATCGTAAAAGGGAAGAGTtcaatagaaaaaattcataatgtaCCAACAAAttcgaactggattagtccGGATTTATTGAACTTTCGAATACTAAAgtgcacatcgaaaaaaaaatccatcgACTAATAAGTTATTGATTGAGTGATAATCAACATCAATCGCGCCCAATAAGCGCATTTGTTGAGAGGAGTAACCTTTAAGTGCTCTAATCTCAAGATTACGGGAGTAATATATCGTGCAATTTTTTCAGCTcaaagtgaaaagagattCACCTAAACACATTGTTCGTTATTTATAGAGCATATAAATGTTAGATCAAGCCTTCGAAAACTAGCATAGGATCTTCTTCCATGTCCCCATTAAATGGAATTTTGAAGGCCCTTACGCTGCCAGCAACCTCGCCGGCAGGGGAGGGGGCCCGGTGATCCGCCACCCAAGgcttttttctctttcaattTGACGAAGAATACATAagtgatttatatatatcaagagATGATTAAGACTATACAAGAGAGgtcagtttttttttgcttacGTATGTATTTTTTGTGTTGGTATCAAAGTCAAAATAGGGCAATGatatacataaaatattatgtGGGAATCTACCTAAATCATACGTAACGAATCCAAGACTGTTTCAAATATACATTctaacaattattttttattttttatttaaaaacttcaaataatatttgaaattacattttaataaaatCACATGTGGCATAGACTCAGCTGAAACGTCAGCAAAATGATGGTCATTGtcttattatgaaattatagAGGTTGTTTCTAGAAGTtacggaaaagaaaaagaaaatgaaaacccACGGACCATGATTCTATTCAATCTGTCCCGTTTGATTttgtaatttgattttaaaattttaattttaattttaactttattcactatacaataaaaatcaacaatacaattattattttttcatttttatttaattttttaattttttaattatttaatttaatttttaataataaattctctcaaccattcattattttttttaacaattcaataatacaatcattatttttttcaaccattcattacttttcacactttttctcataattcaatatcacaatcattacaaatcaattaaaattaaaattcaactcaactcaactctaaaactaaacacactatgatttcctaaattttatactaatagaatttgaaattccattttaataaagttttggaTATCTCAATCGTGTAGCACATGGAGATTGATTACAGACAAATTATTTCTTAGAAATTAGCCGCACTGACCTCTCTAAACAAAGCAGCCATCCAGCCTCCTAATCCACATTTGTCCTTATTCGATTATTTAAAGGCACGCACTATTAGATCGTCAGATCAAAAGCATTGCATTTTTTTATGCCTAAAAAAAagcatttcattttcttccatGTCCCTATCTATTTAATGGAAATTTTCTATCCCCCGATcgct from Punica granatum isolate Tunisia-2019 chromosome 2, ASM765513v2, whole genome shotgun sequence includes the following:
- the LOC116197833 gene encoding uncharacterized protein LOC116197833 translates to MRGERINSSCAHKRALASEFKDNLVGMVIAVKGGPCSGKTTLARALAKSFRCTLLSHDDILSCTSDTPRLPSTCPSSSSSPTSHLNDLSYEVLWRVAETQLCRQHNVIIDSPLQAQAHLDRLLALTSSEKNEIMPIIIECWPRDKSEWRRRLGKTYSPEETERTILEDEDCDTSDIPKLTIDTTSPLGIEEHVTNMENFILSCLDKKLYGEMAIGQASWGCTQCKMAYVRKLTAGLPKSLKHQCYEHELALITCERIYAFGKTSFFPCTGCGGEGENVHYSCTNDSCEFWLHVKCALNLPLTINPEFHWHPLVLTPRPLIPEGCWCDFCEERRHPDVWIYFCEKCEYHVHVGCANPEFYQSPDLVSLPLFL